A genome region from Alphaproteobacteria bacterium includes the following:
- a CDS encoding CpaF family protein, protein MFGKRTDGAAPPPPPATAPAPVAAPAPAPAAAAPATPPAPAPAAKPPEAPKPAAVKPAGGHGGGHGNAKEAASTVAEKAAANPRMDRARKRIWADLRDGIDLKSLSRMDAEAARNEITSAVQEIGQFRGLDVTPAELQQIAKEAADDMLGFGPLEELLAMDGIADIMINGPKTIYIELKGKIQIAPIEFRDNQHLLTICQRIVGVIGRRVDESSPICDARLPDGSRVNVIIPPLAIDGCCMTIRKFTKEKLTLEKLLEFKAMTPACMEMIKIIGACRANTLVSGGTGSGKTTMLNCLTRYMEAGERVITCEDAAELQLQQPHVVRLETRPPNLEGVGEVKMRDLIKNCLRMRPDRIIVGEVRGPEAFDLLQAMNTGHDGSMGTVHANNPREALTRMENMIAMGGLNLPSAAVREQIASAVNVIIQVQRLRDGSRKVTHITEITGMEGEVVTMQDLFRFEYEGEDEFGRIIGKQKSSGLRPILFERARMYNLEKKLLDVMSEAYQ, encoded by the coding sequence ATGTTCGGCAAGCGTACAGACGGGGCCGCGCCGCCACCACCACCGGCCACAGCACCTGCGCCCGTAGCAGCGCCCGCTCCGGCGCCTGCCGCTGCTGCGCCCGCAACTCCGCCCGCACCTGCACCTGCCGCCAAGCCGCCGGAAGCGCCGAAACCTGCCGCCGTAAAACCTGCTGGCGGACATGGCGGCGGCCACGGTAACGCCAAGGAAGCGGCATCTACCGTCGCTGAAAAAGCCGCCGCCAACCCGCGCATGGACCGCGCGCGCAAGCGCATCTGGGCGGATTTGCGCGACGGTATCGACCTGAAATCGCTGTCCCGCATGGATGCGGAAGCGGCGCGCAACGAAATCACCTCCGCCGTGCAGGAAATCGGGCAGTTCCGCGGCCTTGATGTCACGCCCGCCGAATTGCAGCAGATCGCCAAAGAAGCGGCCGACGACATGCTCGGCTTCGGTCCGCTCGAAGAATTGCTGGCGATGGACGGCATCGCCGATATCATGATCAACGGCCCGAAAACGATTTACATCGAATTGAAGGGCAAGATCCAGATCGCGCCCATCGAATTCCGCGACAACCAGCACCTGCTGACCATTTGTCAGCGCATCGTCGGCGTGATCGGCCGCCGAGTCGATGAAAGCTCGCCCATCTGCGACGCGCGCCTGCCGGACGGATCGCGCGTGAACGTCATCATTCCGCCGCTCGCGATCGACGGCTGCTGCATGACCATCCGTAAATTCACCAAGGAAAAACTGACGCTCGAAAAATTGCTGGAATTCAAAGCAATGACGCCTGCCTGCATGGAGATGATTAAAATCATCGGCGCCTGCCGCGCGAACACGCTGGTTTCCGGCGGTACGGGTTCTGGCAAGACGACGATGCTGAACTGCCTGACCCGCTACATGGAAGCGGGGGAGCGCGTGATCACCTGCGAAGACGCGGCCGAGTTGCAATTGCAGCAGCCGCACGTCGTGCGCCTTGAAACCCGTCCGCCTAACCTTGAAGGCGTCGGCGAAGTGAAGATGCGCGACCTGATTAAAAACTGCCTGCGTATGCGCCCTGACCGCATCATCGTCGGCGAGGTGCGCGGGCCGGAAGCCTTCGACTTGCTGCAGGCGATGAACACCGGCCACGACGGGTCGATGGGCACGGTCCACGCCAACAACCCGCGCGAAGCCCTGACGCGTATGGAGAACATGATTGCGATGGGGGGGCTCAACCTGCCCTCTGCCGCCGTGCGCGAACAGATCGCGTCTGCCGTCAACGTCATCATCCAGGTGCAGCGTCTGCGCGACGGTTCGCGCAAAGTGACGCACATCACCGAGATTACGGGCATGGAGGGCGAAGTCGTCACCATGCAGGATCTGTTCCGTTTTGAATACGAGGGCGAAGACGAATTCGGCCGCATCATCGGCAAACAGAAATCATCCGGCCTGCGCCCGATTCTGTTCGAGCGTGCGCGCATGTACAACCTCGAGAAAAAACTGCTCGACGTGATGTCGGAGGCATATCAGTAA
- a CDS encoding AAA family ATPase, whose translation MSDITTSLLPASRVDFFALDDGTTATARQLAADWRFARVGVQVTQGGIEAAIAAYSQTASPEVIIVETNDISENFIALLGQLAGTCAEGTDAVIIGPMNDVHLYRSLVGMGVRDYLVRPVTETDLLNVIAKALVDKRGLAGARLVSVVGAKGGVGTTTVSQLLAYSIAETLKQKTMLMDCAGSVGSLGIAYGIEPMASRAEVVRIGASGTEDDVKRIIQSVSEHLSLIVCGGEPLLTDAPDADGFETLVNRIMQKYPVVVMDLSGATPSTQKRMLSRSAHIVTVTTPMLPSLRNCRTMLNEIRHLRGGQNETDIIINMHGASSEEVAAKDIKMALERDPAAVIPYAPKIFVAGETMGKPVGANKAAADIMKSLSGIASRASGAAVTETKADKKDGAGSLGFLKGLGGKKK comes from the coding sequence ATGAGCGATATCACGACATCACTGCTGCCCGCGTCCCGCGTCGATTTCTTCGCGCTGGACGACGGCACAACCGCGACCGCGCGGCAGCTAGCCGCCGACTGGCGTTTCGCACGCGTCGGCGTGCAGGTGACTCAAGGCGGCATCGAGGCTGCGATCGCGGCATATTCGCAAACCGCGTCGCCGGAAGTCATCATCGTCGAAACCAACGACATATCGGAAAACTTCATCGCGCTTTTGGGCCAGCTGGCCGGCACCTGTGCGGAGGGCACGGATGCCGTCATTATCGGCCCGATGAACGACGTTCATCTTTACCGCAGCCTTGTCGGTATGGGCGTGCGCGACTATCTTGTGCGCCCCGTCACCGAAACCGACCTGCTCAACGTGATCGCCAAGGCGCTGGTCGATAAACGCGGCCTGGCCGGCGCGCGGCTTGTCAGCGTCGTCGGCGCGAAAGGCGGCGTGGGCACCACAACGGTGTCGCAACTGCTGGCCTATAGCATCGCCGAGACATTGAAGCAAAAAACCATGCTGATGGACTGCGCCGGCAGCGTCGGGTCGCTGGGCATCGCCTATGGCATCGAACCGATGGCATCTCGCGCCGAAGTCGTGCGCATCGGCGCATCCGGAACCGAAGATGACGTGAAGCGCATCATCCAGTCCGTGTCGGAACACCTCTCGCTGATCGTTTGCGGCGGCGAACCGCTGTTGACCGATGCGCCGGATGCCGACGGGTTTGAAACGCTCGTCAACCGCATCATGCAGAAATACCCTGTCGTTGTGATGGATCTTTCCGGTGCGACGCCTTCGACCCAGAAGCGCATGTTGTCGCGCTCTGCGCATATCGTGACGGTGACGACGCCGATGCTGCCGTCCCTGCGCAACTGCCGCACTATGTTGAACGAGATACGGCACTTGCGCGGCGGGCAGAACGAAACCGATATTATCATCAACATGCACGGCGCAAGTTCGGAAGAAGTCGCGGCGAAAGACATCAAAATGGCGCTGGAGCGCGATCCCGCCGCCGTGATCCCCTATGCGCCCAAGATTTTCGTGGCGGGCGAAACCATGGGCAAGCCCGTGGGCGCGAACAAGGCCGCAGCCGATATCATGAAATCGCTGTCCGGCATCGCGTCGCGCGCCAGCGGCGCGGCGGTCACGGAAACGAAAGCCGATAAAAAAGACGGCGCAGGGTCGTTGGGTTTCCTCAAGGGCCTTGGCGGCAAAAAGAAATAA
- a CDS encoding type II secretion system F family protein, protein MDSNAWIVILSALAAAASFAAFAIPLLQRKEKQERYKEVIEKKRRALFEQAREAVNAPKIKKEEQISAAKSIAMRYKIQRLAGDASAKARTLCQRAGIRNPMAPIYYLVARMVLPLVLLLLAILFLTHMKKPPSEMTKLFSLLGAAAAGFFLPHILLKNNADKRQQEISLAFPDSLDMMLICVQGGIGIEAAINRIAGTVAGHSVALAEELGILCAELGMLNDRKGAFMGFSARVGSGPARSFATAMLQAEQYGTSISKALRVLAEETRSIRMALAEQKAASLPPKLTVPMILFFMPALFVCILSPAFLSIPD, encoded by the coding sequence ATGGATTCCAACGCCTGGATCGTCATTCTCTCCGCGCTTGCCGCGGCGGCGTCGTTTGCGGCCTTCGCGATACCGCTCTTGCAGCGCAAGGAAAAGCAGGAGCGCTACAAGGAAGTCATCGAAAAAAAACGCCGCGCCCTGTTTGAACAGGCGCGCGAAGCGGTCAACGCGCCCAAGATCAAGAAAGAGGAGCAGATTTCCGCCGCGAAATCGATTGCGATGCGCTACAAGATCCAGCGCCTTGCGGGCGATGCCAGCGCGAAGGCGCGCACCCTGTGCCAGCGCGCGGGCATCCGCAACCCGATGGCGCCCATTTATTATCTGGTCGCGCGCATGGTGCTGCCGCTGGTCTTGCTGCTGCTGGCGATCCTGTTCCTGACACACATGAAAAAGCCGCCGAGCGAAATGACCAAGCTGTTTTCGCTGCTGGGCGCGGCCGCGGCCGGGTTTTTCCTGCCGCATATCCTGCTCAAGAACAACGCCGACAAGCGCCAGCAGGAAATCTCGCTCGCCTTCCCCGACAGCCTCGACATGATGCTGATCTGCGTGCAGGGCGGTATCGGCATCGAGGCCGCGATCAACCGCATCGCCGGCACGGTCGCCGGGCATTCGGTGGCGCTGGCCGAAGAACTGGGTATCCTCTGCGCCGAGCTTGGCATGCTGAACGACCGCAAGGGCGCGTTCATGGGATTTTCCGCACGCGTCGGGTCGGGGCCTGCGCGCTCCTTTGCGACAGCCATGCTGCAGGCGGAGCAATACGGAACGTCGATTTCAAAGGCGCTGAGGGTATTGGCCGAGGAAACGCGGTCGATCCGCATGGCGCTGGCCGAGCAAAAGGCCGCGTCGCTGCCGCCGAAGCTGACAGTGCCGATGATCCTGTTCTTCATGCCGGCTTTGTTCGTTTGCATCCTGTCGCCCGCTTTCCTGTCTATCCCGGATTAA
- a CDS encoding type II secretion system F family protein, whose amino-acid sequence MTWLPALIAMVVVLLIGGAVSVNISRKQQARNRTLAIITRDKQASGEKGESKDKQLAKQRDALEKRLKEASKQEASQKQDKVSIKEKMQQAGIEAPVSRFWMGSAGFAVFTLILTKFALQLGGLSVVLLTFTAFFGVPRLFLNIKAKRRQKKFLEELPDALDACVRLLQAGMPMTEAISMVSREYTGPLRDEMQRIYDNQKIGIPLGQAAYETAKRIPLTEVHMFATALQIQSETGSSLSEVLTNLSGVIRARFRLKRKIQALSQEAKSSAAIIGALPILVTFGLWCVNPKYMEPLLFTAKGHVYLWGCGIWMSLGILVMRQMINFKI is encoded by the coding sequence ATGACCTGGCTGCCTGCACTTATTGCGATGGTCGTGGTGCTGCTGATCGGCGGCGCTGTCTCCGTGAACATTTCGCGCAAGCAGCAGGCGCGCAACCGCACGCTGGCGATCATCACCCGCGACAAGCAAGCCTCCGGCGAAAAGGGCGAGTCCAAGGACAAGCAGCTGGCCAAGCAGCGCGACGCGCTGGAAAAGCGCCTGAAGGAAGCGAGCAAGCAGGAAGCCTCGCAAAAGCAGGACAAGGTCAGCATCAAGGAAAAGATGCAGCAGGCGGGGATCGAGGCGCCGGTGTCGCGTTTCTGGATGGGCTCGGCCGGTTTCGCCGTTTTCACCCTTATCCTCACGAAATTCGCGCTGCAGCTGGGCGGCCTGTCGGTCGTACTGCTGACTTTCACCGCGTTTTTCGGCGTGCCGCGCCTGTTCCTGAACATAAAGGCAAAGCGCCGCCAGAAAAAATTCCTGGAGGAATTGCCCGATGCGCTGGATGCCTGCGTGCGCCTTTTGCAGGCCGGCATGCCCATGACCGAGGCGATTTCGATGGTCAGCCGCGAATATACCGGCCCCCTGCGCGATGAAATGCAGCGCATCTACGACAACCAGAAAATCGGCATTCCGCTGGGGCAGGCGGCGTATGAGACCGCGAAACGCATCCCCCTTACCGAGGTGCATATGTTCGCGACGGCATTGCAGATCCAGTCGGAAACAGGGTCGTCGCTGTCGGAGGTCCTGACAAACCTGTCGGGCGTCATTCGCGCGCGGTTCAGGCTGAAGCGCAAGATCCAGGCGCTGTCGCAGGAAGCGAAATCCTCCGCCGCCATCATCGGCGCGCTGCCGATCCTGGTCACCTTCGGCCTGTGGTGCGTGAACCCGAAATACATGGAGCCCCTGCTGTTTACGGCCAAGGGGCATGTTTACCTCTGGGGCTGCGGCATCTGGATGTCGCTGGGCATCCTTGTCATGCGCCAGATGATCAACTTCAAGATTTAA
- a CDS encoding tetratricopeptide repeat protein: protein MKNTASRKIHILALACLLALPACKTDGSIQAPVNSLQGMKDETEARDLRTAEDALTAGNTKDALELYRVAHEEKPKNDNITLRYAQLLRRNGNPKAAAVILSRNAVDMMGTPKKGALPAMLVELAAADIALGDFDGGEKALSAVLDNPKASALHTEAYNMMGVVLDAKGQHKEAEDMFHQALAGWKGNPASVMNNLALSLASQGLFDQSLMTLRKALVIAPDKQEVARNIQIVSDLRDNIVPAAPTGPARKPVTPKLKKQDACAPCPPAKI from the coding sequence GCATCCAGAAAAATCCACATCCTTGCGCTGGCCTGCCTGCTGGCGCTGCCCGCCTGCAAAACCGACGGCAGCATCCAGGCGCCCGTCAACAGCCTGCAGGGCATGAAGGACGAAACCGAGGCGCGCGACCTGCGCACCGCCGAAGACGCGCTGACCGCCGGCAACACCAAAGACGCGCTGGAGCTTTACAGGGTCGCGCACGAGGAAAAACCGAAAAACGACAACATTACCCTGCGCTATGCGCAGCTGCTGCGCCGCAACGGCAACCCCAAGGCGGCGGCCGTGATCCTGTCGCGCAATGCAGTCGATATGATGGGCACGCCCAAAAAAGGCGCACTGCCCGCGATGCTGGTTGAACTGGCGGCCGCCGATATCGCGCTGGGCGATTTCGACGGCGGCGAAAAGGCGCTGTCCGCCGTGCTGGACAACCCCAAGGCATCCGCCCTGCATACCGAGGCCTATAACATGATGGGCGTCGTACTGGACGCCAAAGGCCAGCACAAGGAAGCAGAAGACATGTTCCATCAGGCGCTGGCCGGATGGAAAGGCAATCCCGCATCGGTCATGAACAACCTTGCCCTGTCACTGGCGAGCCAGGGTCTGTTCGACCAGTCGCTGATGACGCTGCGCAAGGCGCTGGTGATCGCGCCCGACAAGCAGGAAGTGGCCCGCAACATCCAGATCGTTTCAGACCTGCGCGACAACATCGTACCTGCAGCCCCCACGGGCCCCGCCCGCAAGCCGGTGACGCCCAAGCTGAAAAAACAGGATGCCTGCGCGCCCTGCCCGCCCGCCAAGATTTAA